Proteins encoded within one genomic window of Pseudomonas cannabina:
- a CDS encoding SfnB family sulfur acquisition oxidoreductase, whose product MSFNPQARDHAVLITSDAQALQVARELASQFKAQSAQRDRERRLPHAELDIYSQSGLWGISVPKAFGGAGVSNVTLARVIQLISEADGSLGQIPQNHFYALEVLRVNGSPQQQARLYAEALTGVRFGNALAELGTKTAHDRTTRLTRDGDGYRIKGRKFYATGALYAQRIPTSVIDDNGVQQLAFVPHDSEGLTVVDDWSGFGQRTTGSGSVVFDNVYVSAADVVPFQSAFERPTTVGPLAQILHVAIDTGIARAAFEDALTFVRTRTRPWIDSGIEKAVDDPLTLHSFGRLGIRLHAAEALLERAGEFLDVAQADSTAEHVAAASIAVAEARAISTEISLAAGSTLFELAGSQSTLAEHGLDRHWRNARVHTLHDPVRWKFHAIGNYYLNDTNPPLRGTI is encoded by the coding sequence ATGAGTTTCAACCCACAGGCGCGCGACCACGCAGTGCTGATCACCAGTGACGCTCAGGCCCTGCAAGTAGCCCGCGAACTGGCCTCGCAGTTCAAGGCCCAAAGCGCCCAGCGCGACCGCGAGCGTCGTTTACCCCACGCAGAACTCGACATCTACAGCCAGTCCGGTTTATGGGGCATCAGTGTCCCGAAAGCCTTTGGCGGCGCGGGCGTTTCAAACGTGACGCTGGCCAGGGTGATCCAGCTGATTTCCGAAGCCGACGGCTCGCTGGGGCAGATTCCGCAGAACCATTTTTATGCCCTTGAAGTGCTGCGTGTGAATGGTAGCCCGCAGCAGCAGGCACGGCTGTACGCCGAAGCGCTGACGGGCGTGCGTTTCGGCAACGCGCTGGCTGAACTGGGGACCAAAACCGCCCATGATCGCACCACGCGCCTGACAAGAGACGGCGACGGTTATCGCATCAAAGGCCGCAAGTTTTACGCAACCGGCGCGCTGTATGCGCAACGCATTCCCACCTCGGTGATTGACGATAACGGCGTGCAGCAACTGGCGTTCGTCCCGCATGACAGCGAGGGGCTGACGGTTGTCGATGACTGGAGCGGTTTCGGCCAGCGCACCACCGGCAGCGGCTCGGTGGTCTTCGACAATGTATACGTCAGCGCGGCCGATGTGGTGCCGTTTCAGAGTGCCTTCGAGCGACCGACCACGGTCGGCCCGCTGGCGCAGATTCTCCATGTAGCCATCGACACCGGCATCGCCCGCGCCGCCTTCGAGGACGCGCTGACCTTCGTTCGTACCCGCACGCGGCCATGGATCGATTCGGGTATCGAAAAAGCCGTGGACGACCCGCTGACGCTGCACAGCTTCGGCAGGCTCGGTATTCGCCTGCACGCCGCCGAAGCCTTGCTGGAGCGGGCCGGGGAATTTCTTGATGTCGCCCAGGCCGACAGCACTGCCGAGCACGTCGCCGCGGCCTCGATAGCCGTGGCCGAAGCCCGCGCCATCAGTACGGAGATTTCTCTGGCGGCTGGCAGCACGCTGTTCGAACTGGCAGGCAGCCAATCGACCCTGGCCGAACACGGCCTGGATCGCCACTGGCGCAACGCTCGCGTGCACACGCTGCACGATCCGGTGCGCTGGAAGTTTCACGCCATCGGCAATTACTACCTGAACGACACAAACCCGCCGTTGCGGGGGACGATCTGA
- the epsC gene encoding serine O-acetyltransferase EpsC — protein sequence MSDIPEASADGRSSHWQLQRIVSQLRGAREDWRARNRRVSGEHGGRELPSRAAMGDILEALSGALFPMRLGPVDLREESEDFYVGHTLDVALNALLAQARLELRYVAHQQGGDLKSIDAHALELIQDFATALPGIRLLLDTDVLAAYHGDPAARSVDEVLLCYPGILAVIHHRLAHHLYRAGLPLLARISSEIAHSATGIDIHPGAQIGPSFFIDHGTGVVIGETAIIGERVRIYQAVTLGAKRFPSDEDGQLQKGHARHPIVEDDVVIYAGATILGRITIGKGSTIGGNVWLTRSVPADCNLTQANLLQQDHCSKK from the coding sequence GTGAGCGATATTCCAGAAGCCTCCGCCGACGGCCGTTCCAGCCATTGGCAGTTGCAGCGGATCGTCAGCCAGCTGCGCGGTGCGCGTGAAGACTGGCGCGCGCGCAACCGGCGCGTGAGCGGCGAACACGGCGGGCGCGAGCTGCCATCGCGCGCGGCGATGGGCGATATTCTCGAAGCCCTGAGCGGGGCATTGTTCCCGATGCGCCTGGGGCCGGTCGACCTGCGCGAAGAGAGCGAGGATTTCTATGTCGGGCACACGCTGGACGTCGCGCTCAACGCGCTGCTGGCCCAGGCGCGCCTTGAGTTGCGCTACGTGGCCCATCAGCAGGGTGGCGACCTGAAGAGCATCGATGCCCACGCGCTGGAGCTGATTCAGGATTTCGCCACGGCCTTGCCGGGCATTCGTCTGTTGCTGGACACCGACGTGCTGGCCGCCTATCACGGCGATCCGGCGGCGCGCAGTGTCGATGAAGTGCTGCTCTGCTACCCGGGCATTCTGGCGGTGATTCATCATCGTCTGGCGCACCACCTGTACCGGGCCGGATTGCCGCTGCTGGCGCGCATCAGCTCGGAAATCGCCCACTCGGCGACCGGCATCGACATTCATCCCGGCGCGCAGATCGGCCCGAGCTTCTTTATTGATCACGGGACAGGCGTGGTGATCGGCGAAACGGCGATCATCGGCGAACGCGTGCGCATCTATCAGGCCGTGACGCTTGGCGCCAAGCGCTTCCCCTCAGACGAAGACGGCCAGTTGCAGAAAGGTCATGCACGCCACCCGATTGTCGAGGATGACGTGGTGATCTACGCCGGAGCGACCATTCTGGGTCGCATCACTATTGGCAAGGGCTCGACCATCGGCGGTAACGTGTGGCTGACCCGCAGCGTACCGGCAGATTGCAACCTGACTCAGGCCAACCTTTTGCAGCAGGACCACTGCTCGAAAAAGTGA
- the tcyJ gene encoding cystine ABC transporter substrate-binding protein, translating to MNISAIRRTFLFSALSLMLGSGIAGQAMAGEQLQKIKESGTLNVGLEGTYPPFSFVDEKGKLTGFEVELSEALAKELGVKAKVQPSKWDGILAALDSKRLDVVINQVTISDERKKKYDFSQPYTVSGIQALVLKKNADAIKSAQDLTGKKVGVGLGTNYEQWLKENVPGAVVKTYEDDPTKIQDLSVGRIDAILVDRLAALEIAAKTKGKLAPAGAAFSRQASGIALRKGEPELQAAINQALDKLRADGTLKKLSEKYFNADVTQ from the coding sequence ATGAACATTTCCGCTATTCGTCGCACGTTTCTTTTTTCGGCACTGAGCCTGATGCTCGGTTCCGGTATTGCCGGGCAGGCCATGGCCGGTGAGCAACTGCAGAAAATCAAGGAAAGCGGCACGCTGAATGTGGGCCTCGAAGGCACTTATCCACCGTTCAGCTTCGTGGACGAGAAAGGCAAGCTCACCGGCTTTGAAGTCGAACTGTCCGAAGCGCTGGCCAAAGAACTGGGCGTGAAGGCCAAAGTGCAACCGTCCAAATGGGATGGCATTCTGGCCGCGCTGGATTCCAAGCGTCTGGACGTGGTGATCAACCAGGTCACGATCTCCGACGAGCGCAAGAAAAAATACGATTTCTCCCAGCCCTACACCGTTTCCGGCATTCAGGCACTGGTTCTGAAAAAGAATGCAGACGCCATCAAATCGGCTCAGGACCTGACCGGCAAAAAGGTCGGCGTGGGCCTGGGCACCAACTATGAGCAGTGGCTGAAGGAAAACGTACCGGGCGCCGTGGTAAAAACCTACGAAGATGACCCGACCAAGATTCAGGACCTGAGCGTAGGCCGTATCGACGCGATCCTCGTTGACCGACTGGCCGCCCTGGAAATCGCAGCCAAGACCAAAGGCAAGCTTGCACCCGCTGGCGCTGCATTCTCCCGTCAGGCGTCCGGCATTGCTCTGCGTAAAGGCGAGCCAGAGTTGCAGGCTGCCATCAACCAGGCCCTCGACAAGCTGCGCGCCGATGGCACGCTGAAAAAACTGTCGGAGAAGTACTTCAACGCTGACGTCACCCAATGA
- a CDS encoding D-cysteine desulfhydrase → MIKHQLARFNRLDLISAPTALEKLERLSTWADRDIYIKRDDTTTLALGGNKARKLEYLAADALAQGADTLITAGAIQSNHVRQTAALAARLGMGCVALLENPIGTEDPNYLHNGNRLLLELFDARVELVENLDNADDQLHALAARLRSSGKNPYLVPIGGSSPIGTLGYVRAGLELAEQIKQTGIDFAAVVLASGSAGTHSGLALALAHELPQLPVIGVTVSRSEEAQLPKVQGLAERTAELLNIALPENFKVELWDEYFAPRYGEPNAGTLSAIKLVASHEGLLLDPVYTGKAMSGLLDGIGRQRFNDGPLIFLHTGGAPALFAYPDAFSH, encoded by the coding sequence ATGATCAAACATCAGCTCGCCCGCTTCAATCGTCTGGACCTGATCAGCGCGCCGACGGCCCTGGAGAAACTCGAACGCCTGTCGACGTGGGCAGACCGCGACATTTATATCAAGCGCGATGACACCACGACCTTGGCACTCGGTGGCAACAAGGCCCGCAAACTCGAGTACCTGGCCGCCGATGCGCTGGCCCAAGGTGCCGATACGTTGATCACTGCCGGCGCGATCCAGTCTAACCACGTGCGCCAGACCGCTGCGCTGGCGGCCAGACTGGGCATGGGCTGCGTGGCTTTGCTGGAAAACCCGATCGGCACCGAAGACCCCAACTACCTGCACAACGGCAACCGCCTGCTGCTGGAGCTGTTCGACGCGCGGGTAGAGCTGGTCGAAAACCTCGACAACGCCGACGACCAGTTGCACGCACTGGCCGCTCGCCTGCGCTCCAGCGGCAAAAATCCTTACCTGGTGCCGATCGGCGGCTCCAGCCCGATCGGTACTTTGGGTTACGTGCGCGCCGGTCTCGAGCTGGCCGAGCAGATCAAGCAGACCGGCATCGATTTCGCCGCCGTTGTGCTGGCGTCCGGCAGCGCAGGCACGCACAGCGGTCTGGCATTGGCGCTGGCTCATGAGCTGCCGCAATTGCCAGTGATCGGCGTCACTGTGTCACGCAGTGAAGAAGCCCAATTGCCGAAAGTACAAGGCCTGGCCGAGCGCACCGCCGAGCTGCTGAACATCGCGCTGCCGGAGAACTTCAAAGTCGAGTTGTGGGACGAATATTTTGCGCCGCGCTATGGCGAGCCGAACGCCGGTACGCTGTCGGCGATCAAGCTGGTGGCCAGCCATGAAGGCCTGCTGCTCGACCCGGTCTACACGGGTAAAGCCATGTCCGGCTTGCTGGATGGCATAGGCCGTCAGCGTTTCAATGACGGGCCGTTGATCTTCCTGCACACCGGCGGCGCGCCTGCATTGTTTGCGTACCCGGACGCGTTCAGTCATTGA
- a CDS encoding MetQ/NlpA family ABC transporter substrate-binding protein has product MTKTLAALAFGLLTLTAYADDNPLKVGTTAAFAIPLEAAVEEAGKQGLKVELVEFTDWIAPNVSLAAGDIDVNYFQHIPFLTNANEAAGFGLVPYAPGIINNVGLYSKKYKSFDELPTGATVAIANDPINSGRGLQLLAKAGLITLKPGVGFKATEEDIPANPKKLKLIQVEAVQLVRAYDDADLVQGYPAYIRLAKTFPADSAILFDGMDHPEYVIQFVIKPDHKDDPRLAKFVDIYQHSPVVRAALDKVNGKLYQVGWKE; this is encoded by the coding sequence ATGACCAAAACCCTCGCAGCACTGGCCTTTGGCCTGTTGACCCTGACCGCTTACGCCGACGATAACCCCCTGAAAGTCGGCACCACGGCGGCGTTTGCCATACCGCTGGAAGCCGCTGTCGAAGAAGCTGGCAAGCAGGGCCTGAAAGTCGAGCTGGTGGAGTTCACCGACTGGATTGCACCCAATGTCAGCCTCGCCGCCGGTGACATTGACGTGAACTACTTTCAGCACATCCCGTTTCTGACTAACGCCAATGAAGCCGCCGGTTTCGGGCTCGTGCCCTACGCGCCGGGGATCATCAATAACGTCGGGCTGTACTCGAAAAAGTACAAAAGCTTCGACGAGTTGCCGACCGGCGCCACTGTGGCGATCGCCAACGACCCGATCAACAGCGGACGCGGTCTGCAACTGCTGGCCAAGGCCGGGCTGATCACCCTCAAACCGGGCGTCGGCTTCAAGGCCACCGAAGAAGACATCCCCGCCAACCCGAAGAAACTCAAGCTCATTCAGGTCGAAGCCGTGCAACTGGTGCGCGCCTACGATGATGCCGATCTGGTGCAGGGCTACCCCGCCTACATCCGCCTGGCCAAGACCTTTCCTGCCGACTCGGCAATTCTGTTCGACGGCATGGATCACCCGGAATACGTGATTCAGTTCGTCATCAAACCTGACCACAAGGACGATCCACGTCTGGCGAAGTTCGTCGACATCTATCAGCACTCGCCGGTCGTCCGGGCGGCGCTGGACAAGGTCAATGGCAAGCTTTATCAGGTGGGATGGAAAGAATGA
- a CDS encoding SfnB family sulfur acquisition oxidoreductase — translation MLQNDAEAITAAHQLAATARLNAAHRDRQRALPWAEIEQFTRSGLGSISVPRAYGGPQVSFVTVAEVFRIISTADPALGQIPQNQFGILHLLHSSATEQQKRTLFQSVLDGWRIGNAGPERGTKNTLELKARITANGGRFIINGQKFYSTCALFAHWVAVKALDDQGRQVMAFVKRGTPGLRIVDDWSGFGQRTTASGTVLLENVAVDAEQVVDNWRLALTPNIQGAVSQLIQAAIDAGIARGAIDDAIAFVREKSRPWIDAKVERASDDLYVIAEIGKLKLELHAAEALLRKAGQELDEINAAPIDEHSAARASIAVARAKVLTTEISLLASEKLFELAGSRATLAEFNLDRHWRNARVHTLHDPVRWKYHAVGTWHLNGTLPARHSWI, via the coding sequence GTGTTGCAAAACGATGCCGAGGCCATAACCGCAGCTCACCAACTGGCCGCAACAGCGCGGCTCAATGCCGCCCATCGTGACCGTCAACGCGCGCTGCCGTGGGCTGAAATCGAACAATTCACCCGCAGCGGCCTAGGCAGTATTTCCGTCCCACGGGCCTATGGCGGGCCACAGGTGTCCTTCGTCACCGTGGCAGAAGTCTTCAGGATCATCTCCACCGCCGACCCGGCGCTGGGGCAGATCCCGCAAAACCAGTTCGGCATTCTGCACCTGCTGCACAGCAGCGCCACAGAGCAGCAGAAACGCACGCTGTTCCAGAGCGTGCTGGACGGCTGGCGGATCGGCAATGCCGGGCCTGAACGCGGCACCAAAAACACCCTGGAACTCAAAGCACGGATCACCGCCAACGGCGGCCGATTCATCATCAATGGCCAGAAGTTCTATTCCACCTGCGCCTTGTTTGCGCACTGGGTCGCGGTCAAGGCGCTGGACGATCAGGGCCGACAGGTCATGGCCTTCGTCAAACGCGGCACGCCGGGCCTGCGCATCGTTGACGACTGGTCGGGCTTCGGGCAGCGCACCACGGCGAGTGGCACGGTGTTGCTCGAAAACGTGGCAGTGGATGCCGAGCAGGTCGTCGACAACTGGCGTCTGGCACTGACGCCTAACATACAGGGTGCTGTGTCGCAGCTGATTCAGGCTGCCATCGATGCAGGGATTGCACGCGGCGCGATCGATGATGCGATTGCCTTCGTTCGCGAGAAGTCCCGTCCGTGGATCGATGCCAAGGTCGAGCGCGCCAGTGACGACCTGTACGTAATCGCCGAGATCGGCAAGCTGAAACTTGAACTGCACGCCGCCGAAGCCTTGCTGCGTAAAGCGGGGCAGGAACTGGATGAGATCAACGCTGCGCCCATCGATGAACACTCGGCCGCGCGTGCGTCGATTGCCGTGGCACGCGCCAAGGTGCTGACCACCGAAATCTCCTTGCTGGCCAGCGAAAAGCTGTTCGAACTGGCAGGCAGCCGCGCGACCCTGGCGGAGTTCAACCTCGACCGCCACTGGCGTAACGCGCGCGTTCATACCCTGCATGACCCGGTGCGCTGGAAATACCACGCGGTCGGCACCTGGCACCTGAACGGCACCCTGCCCGCTCGCCATTCCTGGATCTGA
- the tcyN gene encoding L-cystine ABC transporter ATP-binding protein TcyN, whose amino-acid sequence MIVVEKLTKAFKGNQVLKGIDLRIEAGEVVAIIGPSGSGKTTLLRCLNLLEMPDSGKIKVGDIEIDGSRPVSQQQGLIRQLRQQVGFVFQNFNLFPHRTALENVIEGPLVVKKIARETAEARGRQLLAKVGLTGKEDAYPRRLSGGQQQRVAIARALAMEPQVILFDEPTSALDPELVGEVLTTIRSLAEEKRTMVIVTHEMSFAREVANRVIFIDKGVIVEQGEAKALFAHPQEERTRQFLERTRT is encoded by the coding sequence ATGATCGTGGTTGAAAAACTCACCAAGGCATTCAAAGGCAATCAGGTGCTCAAGGGCATCGATCTGCGCATCGAGGCTGGCGAAGTCGTTGCCATCATCGGCCCCAGCGGCTCGGGCAAGACGACCTTGCTGCGTTGCCTGAATCTGCTGGAGATGCCTGACAGCGGCAAGATCAAGGTTGGCGACATCGAGATCGATGGCTCGCGGCCTGTGAGCCAGCAGCAAGGCCTGATCCGCCAGTTGCGCCAGCAGGTCGGGTTCGTGTTTCAGAACTTCAATCTGTTTCCGCACCGCACCGCGCTGGAGAACGTGATTGAGGGCCCGCTGGTGGTCAAGAAGATCGCTCGCGAAACGGCAGAGGCAAGGGGTCGGCAATTACTCGCCAAGGTCGGCCTGACCGGCAAGGAAGACGCCTATCCACGCCGACTTTCCGGTGGACAGCAGCAGCGCGTGGCGATTGCCCGGGCGCTGGCGATGGAGCCGCAGGTGATTCTGTTCGACGAACCAACGTCGGCGCTGGACCCTGAACTAGTCGGCGAAGTACTGACCACCATCCGTTCGCTGGCAGAAGAAAAACGCACCATGGTGATCGTCACCCATGAAATGAGCTTTGCACGAGAGGTCGCCAACCGGGTGATCTTCATCGACAAGGGCGTGATCGTGGAACAAGGCGAAGCCAAGGCGCTGTTTGCCCATCCGCAAGAAGAACGGACCAGGCAGTTTCTGGAGCGCACGCGGACCTGA
- a CDS encoding sigma-70 family RNA polymerase sigma factor, which yields MSSHESLFDYEATLQACARGEKQALQRLYQQESARLLGVAQRLVRDSALAEDIVHDAFLKIWTHASSFDAARGSARGWIFSLTRHLALNRLRNTAREVRVDDDENQDHNPPATLEGWQETDDAFDWRVNPGRTTACMEQLEPVRRNCVLHAYVDGYSHQEIAQKIGAPLGTVKAWIKRSLTALRECMG from the coding sequence TTGTCCTCGCACGAATCTCTCTTTGATTACGAAGCTACGTTGCAGGCCTGCGCTCGCGGTGAGAAGCAGGCGCTGCAGCGTCTCTATCAACAGGAAAGCGCCCGACTGCTCGGCGTTGCCCAGCGACTGGTGCGTGACAGCGCGCTGGCCGAGGACATCGTGCACGACGCCTTTCTGAAAATCTGGACGCATGCGTCCAGTTTCGATGCCGCTCGTGGCTCGGCACGCGGCTGGATATTCAGCCTGACCCGGCACCTGGCGCTCAACCGCTTGCGCAACACGGCGCGCGAAGTGCGGGTCGACGATGATGAAAACCAGGATCATAACCCTCCGGCGACGCTGGAAGGCTGGCAGGAAACCGATGATGCCTTCGATTGGCGGGTCAATCCAGGACGGACTACGGCATGCATGGAGCAACTGGAGCCGGTCAGAAGAAATTGTGTGCTTCATGCTTACGTGGACGGTTATTCGCATCAGGAAATCGCGCAGAAAATCGGCGCGCCATTGGGTACGGTCAAAGCCTGGATCAAGCGCAGCCTGACGGCTTTGCGGGAGTGCATGGGATGA
- a CDS encoding methionine ABC transporter permease, translating to MWVDRLLQGTLDTFLMVGVSSLIALLLGIPLAVILVTSSKGGIYEAPAINRVLGGFVNLFRSIPFLILMVALIPFTRMIVGTTYGVWAAVVPLTIAATPFFARIAEVSLREVDHGLIEAAQAMGCRRWHIIWHVLLPEARPGIVGGFTITLVTMINSSAMAGAIGAGGLGDIAYRYGYQRFDTQVMLTVIVLLVAVVALVQLGGDRLARSFDRR from the coding sequence ATGTGGGTTGATCGCTTGCTGCAAGGCACTCTTGACACGTTTCTGATGGTCGGTGTGTCGTCATTGATCGCGCTGCTGTTGGGCATTCCATTGGCGGTGATTCTGGTCACCAGTTCCAAAGGCGGCATCTACGAGGCACCGGCGATCAATCGGGTGCTGGGCGGCTTTGTGAACCTGTTTCGCTCCATCCCGTTTCTGATCCTGATGGTGGCGTTGATCCCGTTCACGCGGATGATCGTCGGCACCACGTATGGCGTGTGGGCGGCGGTCGTGCCGCTGACCATCGCCGCCACGCCGTTCTTTGCGCGGATTGCCGAAGTCAGCCTGCGCGAGGTCGATCACGGGCTGATCGAAGCGGCGCAGGCGATGGGCTGTCGGCGCTGGCACATCATCTGGCATGTGCTGCTGCCCGAAGCGCGTCCCGGCATCGTTGGCGGCTTTACCATCACATTGGTGACCATGATCAACTCATCGGCCATGGCCGGTGCCATCGGCGCAGGCGGGCTCGGCGACATTGCCTATCGCTATGGCTATCAGCGTTTCGACACGCAAGTGATGCTGACGGTAATTGTGTTACTGGTGGCTGTGGTAGCGCTGGTGCAACTGGGCGGCGACCGGCTGGCACGCAGCTTCGACAGACGCTGA
- a CDS encoding methionine ABC transporter ATP-binding protein → MTATAHRQLPLDTPSAGQSAQREELHPELHNAHVRFINLGKTYHGKQGPVQALGNIDLAVQRGEIFGIIGRSGAGKSSLIRTINRLEQPSSGRVLIDQVDIGEFDEDTLVELRRRIGMIFQHFNLMSAKTVWQNVELPLKVAGVPKEQRARKVAQLLELVGLQDKHKAYPAQLSGGQKQRVGIARALVHDPAILLCDEATSALDPETTQSILGLLREINQRLGLTIVLITHEMAVIRDICHRVVVLEQGRIVEQGSVWQVFGDPQHEVSKTLLAPLQLGLPKEWAERRSDRPQRPDAAILLDVHFTGVSDEGPDLAALFATLGGKVQLLQGGVERIQARAIGHLILSVAGLPHSREELLLRARQLAPRVEVLGYVG, encoded by the coding sequence ATGACCGCTACCGCGCATCGGCAACTGCCACTCGACACCCCGAGCGCAGGTCAATCGGCGCAACGGGAAGAACTGCACCCTGAACTGCACAACGCGCACGTGCGTTTCATCAATCTCGGCAAGACCTACCACGGCAAACAAGGTCCGGTGCAAGCGCTGGGCAATATCGATCTGGCGGTCCAGCGCGGCGAGATTTTCGGCATCATCGGCCGCAGTGGCGCGGGGAAATCATCGCTGATCCGCACCATCAACCGCCTCGAACAACCCAGCAGCGGGCGGGTGTTGATCGATCAGGTGGATATCGGCGAGTTCGACGAAGACACGCTGGTGGAACTGCGCCGACGCATCGGCATGATCTTCCAGCACTTCAACCTGATGTCGGCCAAGACCGTCTGGCAAAACGTCGAGCTACCGCTAAAGGTCGCTGGCGTGCCGAAAGAGCAACGCGCCCGCAAGGTCGCCCAGTTGCTGGAGCTGGTGGGTTTGCAGGACAAGCACAAGGCGTATCCGGCGCAATTGTCCGGTGGGCAGAAACAGCGTGTCGGCATCGCCCGCGCGCTGGTGCACGACCCGGCGATTCTGCTCTGTGACGAAGCCACCTCGGCGCTGGACCCGGAGACCACCCAGTCGATCCTCGGCCTGTTGCGCGAGATCAACCAGCGCCTGGGCCTGACCATTGTGCTGATCACGCACGAAATGGCGGTGATCCGCGATATCTGCCACCGCGTCGTGGTGCTGGAACAGGGCCGGATCGTCGAGCAAGGCTCGGTCTGGCAAGTGTTTGGCGACCCGCAGCACGAGGTCAGTAAAACCCTGCTCGCGCCGCTGCAACTCGGGCTGCCGAAGGAGTGGGCCGAGCGCCGGAGCGACCGGCCGCAACGACCGGATGCGGCCATTTTGCTGGATGTGCATTTCACCGGAGTGAGCGACGAAGGGCCGGATCTGGCGGCGCTGTTTGCGACGCTGGGCGGCAAGGTGCAACTGCTGCAAGGCGGGGTCGAGCGTATTCAGGCGCGGGCTATCGGGCACCTGATTCTGTCGGTTGCCGGCTTGCCGCACAGTCGTGAAGAACTGCTGTTACGTGCCCGCCAACTGGCACCGCGCGTGGAGGTATTGGGTTATGTGGGTTGA
- the tcyL gene encoding cystine ABC transporter permease, with the protein MIEESLQLALDSAPFLLKGAYYTVFLSLGGMFFGLVLGFGLALMRLSRFKPLNWLARIYVSFFRGTPLLVQLFLIYYGLPELGIELDPLTAALIGFSLNMAAYACEILRSAISSIERGQWEAAASIGMTRWQTLRRAILPQAARTALPPLGNSFISLVKDTALAATIQVPELFRQAQLITARTFEIFTMYLAAALIYWILATALSYLQNRLEARVNRHDLES; encoded by the coding sequence ATGATCGAAGAGAGCCTTCAGCTCGCGCTGGATTCCGCGCCCTTTCTGCTCAAGGGCGCGTACTACACGGTATTCCTCAGCCTGGGCGGGATGTTTTTCGGATTGGTGCTGGGCTTCGGCCTGGCGCTGATGCGCCTGTCGCGTTTCAAACCGCTGAACTGGCTGGCGCGTATCTACGTGTCATTCTTTCGCGGCACGCCGTTGCTGGTGCAGCTGTTCCTGATTTATTACGGGCTGCCGGAGCTGGGCATCGAGCTTGATCCACTGACCGCAGCGCTGATCGGCTTTTCGCTGAACATGGCCGCCTATGCCTGCGAAATTCTCCGCTCCGCCATCAGCTCTATCGAGCGCGGCCAGTGGGAGGCGGCTGCGAGTATCGGCATGACCCGCTGGCAGACCCTGCGTCGGGCGATCCTGCCGCAAGCGGCACGCACCGCGCTGCCGCCGTTGGGTAACAGTTTCATTTCGCTGGTCAAGGACACCGCGCTGGCCGCCACCATTCAGGTGCCCGAGCTGTTCCGCCAGGCGCAGTTGATCACCGCACGCACCTTCGAAATTTTCACCATGTACCTGGCCGCCGCACTGATCTACTGGATCCTTGCCACTGCGCTTTCGTACCTGCAAAACAGGCTCGAAGCGAGGGTCAACCGGCATGATCTGGAGTCCTGA
- a CDS encoding anti-sigma factor yields MTRPLDDNIHDLAGEYVLGTLSAQERLDVQRRLSREPDLQAAIDAWEQRLLPLTALAEPVTPSPGLWERIERNLLEMTAPAKPAHRQRVRWWDNLSVWRGLAGAGLAASLVLGMTLLTRAPAQPSYLVVLVGPQDKSPGWVVQASNSQEIQLIPLGVVEVPADKALEFWTKGDDWQGPVSLGLVKPGQSLKIALDKLPPLQANQLFELTLEKSSGSPIGKPTGPIQFIGRAVKVI; encoded by the coding sequence ATGACCCGGCCTTTAGACGACAACATTCACGATCTGGCGGGCGAGTATGTGCTCGGCACCCTGTCGGCGCAGGAACGGCTCGACGTACAGCGTCGCCTGTCCCGCGAGCCTGACTTGCAGGCAGCCATCGACGCCTGGGAGCAGCGCCTGCTGCCCCTGACCGCACTGGCTGAACCGGTCACGCCATCGCCCGGCTTGTGGGAGCGCATCGAACGCAACCTGCTGGAGATGACCGCGCCTGCCAAACCTGCACACCGGCAGCGCGTGCGCTGGTGGGACAATCTGTCGGTCTGGCGCGGGCTGGCCGGGGCCGGGCTGGCGGCGTCGCTGGTGCTGGGCATGACGTTGTTGACCCGCGCACCTGCGCAGCCTTCCTACCTGGTGGTTCTGGTCGGACCACAAGACAAGTCGCCAGGCTGGGTCGTGCAGGCCAGCAATTCACAGGAAATTCAGCTGATTCCGCTGGGCGTGGTCGAAGTCCCGGCGGACAAGGCGCTGGAATTCTGGACCAAGGGTGACGACTGGCAAGGCCCGGTATCCCTCGGGCTGGTCAAACCGGGGCAAAGCCTCAAGATCGCGCTGGACAAGCTGCCGCCGCTACAGGCCAACCAGTTGTTCGAGCTGACCCTGGAAAAATCCAGCGGCTCACCCATCGGCAAACCGACTGGCCCGATTCAGTTCATCGGGCGGGCGGTGAAGGTCATCTGA